In Luteimonas viscosa, the following proteins share a genomic window:
- the rlmH gene encoding 23S rRNA (pseudouridine(1915)-N(3))-methyltransferase RlmH: MKARLVAVGERAPGWVAEGFGEYRKRLSHWLPLELVEVEPGVRGKGRDTVRAMQDEGARVLAALPKNTHVVALDGRGRMHSSEQLAQRLEHWRGQGRDLAFLIGGPEGHAPEVLAHADEQWSLGPLTLPHMLVRLVLAEQLYRAAALLANHPYHRA, translated from the coding sequence GTGAAGGCGCGCCTGGTCGCCGTCGGCGAACGCGCGCCCGGCTGGGTGGCGGAGGGGTTCGGGGAATACCGCAAGCGGCTCTCGCACTGGCTGCCGCTGGAGCTGGTGGAAGTCGAACCCGGTGTGCGCGGCAAGGGCCGGGACACGGTGCGCGCGATGCAGGACGAGGGCGCCCGCGTCCTCGCGGCGCTGCCGAAGAACACGCACGTGGTCGCGCTCGACGGGCGTGGCCGGATGCATTCCTCCGAACAGCTCGCCCAGCGCCTGGAACACTGGCGCGGACAGGGGCGCGACCTGGCCTTCCTGATCGGCGGTCCCGAGGGCCACGCGCCCGAGGTGCTGGCGCACGCCGACGAACAGTGGTCGCTCGGCCCCCTGACCCTGCCGCACATGCTGGTGCGGCTGGTGCTGGCCGAGCAGTTGTACCGCGCTGCAGCGCTGCTGGCGAACCATCCCTACCACCGCGCCTGA
- the rsfS gene encoding ribosome silencing factor: MTSSAHVIKTRLPNPPPPADVLLRSIHGAVDELKAKDVTEIDVRGKTSVCDYLVIASGTSTRHVKSIADEVVRKAKQLDCQPLGVEGEREAEWVLVDLGDVVVHVMLPRVREFYALERLWTVGDQPPELPADAPDDDRG; encoded by the coding sequence TTGACCAGTTCCGCCCACGTCATCAAGACCCGCCTCCCCAACCCGCCGCCGCCGGCCGATGTGCTGCTCAGGTCGATCCACGGCGCGGTCGACGAACTCAAGGCGAAGGACGTCACCGAGATCGACGTGCGCGGCAAGACCAGCGTCTGCGACTACCTGGTGATCGCTTCGGGCACTTCGACCCGGCACGTGAAGTCGATCGCCGACGAGGTGGTGCGCAAGGCCAAGCAGCTCGACTGCCAGCCGCTGGGCGTCGAAGGCGAGCGCGAGGCCGAGTGGGTGCTGGTCGACCTCGGCGACGTGGTGGTCCATGTCATGCTGCCGCGCGTGCGCGAGTTCTACGCGCTCGAGCGCCTGTGGACGGTCGGCGACCAGCCGCCCGAACTCCCCGCCGACGCGCCCGACGACGACCGCGGCTGA
- a CDS encoding energy transducer TonB translates to MVLQQTHSVPRKAQPSRLDFNRILGLSSTLALNVLALSFLLMPMTMPSIPAVVDPPPGLIVVDIVPIRPVTPPPPVVKIVEPTPRPQPAIRETVEPAPTIDVPVLVDQGIVVPETVVDAAPANDAPPTIEPSGPVLGMQLQYESAPSPTYPRAAIQRNLEGTVLLRVLVGTDGSPLEVGIERSSGHGVLDREAVRHVQRNWRFRPATRDGQAVQAVGLVPIEFKLGRG, encoded by the coding sequence ATGGTGTTGCAGCAGACGCATTCCGTTCCCCGCAAGGCGCAGCCGTCGCGCCTCGACTTCAACCGCATCCTCGGGCTCAGCAGCACGCTGGCGCTGAACGTGCTGGCCCTGTCGTTCCTGCTGATGCCGATGACCATGCCGTCGATTCCAGCGGTCGTGGATCCACCGCCGGGACTGATCGTGGTCGACATCGTCCCGATCAGGCCGGTCACGCCGCCACCGCCGGTGGTGAAGATCGTCGAACCGACGCCACGACCGCAGCCAGCGATACGCGAGACGGTGGAACCAGCACCGACGATCGATGTGCCCGTGCTGGTCGACCAGGGCATCGTCGTGCCCGAGACCGTGGTGGACGCGGCGCCGGCGAACGACGCGCCGCCCACGATCGAGCCATCCGGACCGGTGCTGGGCATGCAACTGCAATACGAGAGTGCGCCTTCGCCGACGTACCCGCGCGCGGCGATCCAGCGCAACCTCGAAGGCACGGTGCTGTTGCGCGTGCTGGTGGGCACCGATGGCAGCCCGCTCGAAGTCGGCATCGAACGCAGCAGCGGCCATGGCGTGCTGGATCGCGAGGCGGTGCGCCACGTGCAGCGCAACTGGCGTTTCCGCCCGGCGACACGCGACGGGCAGGCGGTGCAGGCCGTCGGCCTCGTGCCGATCGAGTTCAAGCTCGGTCGCGGTTGA
- a CDS encoding Maf family protein: protein MLHLASQSPRRRELLARLGVPFGVIEVDVPEERAPGEPPEDYVRRVAREKAGAGLLAMVAVPGAVVLGADTEVVLDDRVFGKPRDARDAADMLRALSGRTHDVVSAVSLVSGGREAQAVSRSQVTFATLEDDEIAGYVASGEPMGRAGAYAIQGGAERFVTRLDGSYSGVMGLPLHETAMLLKAFGIATGFGPEPSRAATDDAQADTGAPR from the coding sequence ATGTTGCATCTTGCTTCCCAATCCCCGCGCCGGCGCGAACTCCTGGCGCGCCTGGGCGTGCCCTTCGGCGTGATCGAGGTGGACGTTCCCGAAGAGCGCGCGCCCGGCGAGCCGCCGGAGGACTACGTGCGCCGCGTGGCCCGCGAGAAGGCGGGGGCGGGGTTGCTGGCGATGGTGGCGGTACCCGGGGCGGTGGTGCTGGGCGCGGATACCGAGGTGGTGCTCGACGACCGGGTGTTCGGCAAGCCGCGCGACGCGCGCGATGCGGCCGACATGCTGCGTGCGCTCTCGGGCCGCACCCACGACGTGGTCTCGGCCGTCAGCCTGGTCTCGGGCGGGCGTGAGGCGCAGGCGGTGAGCCGCTCGCAGGTGACCTTCGCGACCCTGGAGGATGATGAGATCGCGGGCTACGTCGCCAGCGGCGAGCCGATGGGCCGCGCCGGGGCCTATGCCATCCAGGGCGGCGCGGAACGTTTCGTCACCCGGCTCGACGGCAGCTATTCGGGCGTGATGGGCCTGCCGCTGCACGAGACGGCGATGCTGCTGAAGGCGTTCGGGATCGCGACCGGGTTCGGTCCGGAACCTTCCCGTGCGGCGACGGATGATGCGCAAGCGGATACGGGAGCGCCGCGCTGA
- the holA gene encoding DNA polymerase III subunit delta: MELKPDRLAAQLAAEPLRPVYLVAGPEPLLVLEAADQIRARARETGFGEREVFDADGRDFDWNTLDASFRSPSLFSAQRLVELRLPTGKPGKEGADVVAGYCAQPPGDIVLLVTAGDWSRQHGGKWSEAIARCGHFIHAPQVRPHELEGWLEARLRQRGVRADRGAVQRLAERVQGNLLAAAQEVDKLVLLADGASLDAARMEALVADAARFDVFRLVDAALNGQAAQASRILAGLRGEGEAVPALMGMVAMELNRVAALARVQARGGNLAAEFKAQRVWDSKQAVYRRALSRHPAPHWERFVAMAGGVDRIAKGRVRPGEEPVDAWLALERLLVAVAEPKATALLA; encoded by the coding sequence ATGGAACTGAAGCCCGACCGCCTCGCCGCACAGCTCGCCGCCGAGCCTCTGCGACCCGTCTACCTCGTCGCCGGCCCGGAACCGCTGCTGGTGCTGGAAGCCGCGGACCAGATCCGAGCCCGTGCCCGCGAGACCGGCTTCGGCGAGCGCGAGGTGTTCGACGCCGACGGCCGCGATTTCGACTGGAACACGCTCGACGCCAGCTTCCGCTCGCCCAGCCTGTTCTCGGCGCAGCGGCTGGTCGAACTGCGCCTGCCGACCGGCAAGCCAGGCAAGGAGGGCGCGGACGTCGTGGCCGGCTACTGCGCACAGCCGCCCGGCGACATCGTGCTCCTGGTCACCGCCGGCGACTGGAGCCGGCAGCACGGCGGCAAGTGGAGCGAGGCGATCGCCAGGTGCGGGCACTTCATCCACGCGCCGCAGGTGCGGCCGCACGAACTCGAAGGCTGGCTCGAGGCACGCCTGCGCCAGCGCGGCGTGCGTGCCGACCGTGGCGCGGTGCAGCGCCTGGCCGAACGCGTGCAGGGCAACCTGCTGGCCGCGGCCCAGGAAGTCGACAAGCTCGTGCTGCTGGCCGACGGCGCGTCGCTCGATGCCGCGCGCATGGAGGCGCTGGTCGCCGATGCCGCGCGCTTCGACGTGTTCCGCCTGGTCGATGCCGCGCTGAACGGGCAGGCGGCGCAGGCTTCGCGCATCCTCGCCGGCCTGCGCGGCGAGGGCGAGGCGGTGCCGGCGCTGATGGGCATGGTGGCGATGGAGCTCAACCGCGTCGCCGCGCTGGCGCGCGTGCAGGCCCGCGGCGGCAACCTCGCCGCCGAGTTCAAGGCGCAGCGGGTGTGGGATTCGAAGCAGGCGGTGTACCGGCGCGCGCTGTCGCGGCATCCAGCGCCGCACTGGGAACGTTTCGTGGCGATGGCCGGCGGTGTCGACCGCATCGCCAAGGGCCGGGTGCGCCCGGGCGAAGAGCCGGTCGACGCCTGGCTGGCGCTGGAGCGGTTGCTGGTGGCGGTCGCCGAACCGAAGGCGACGGCGCTGCTGGCGTGA
- a CDS encoding YhdP family protein yields MTTPFRRRLRLARRGAWYAVALTLVFTALAVGALSRLLPLAERHPDRVATWLGERAGRPVAFDRLETEWTRRGPLLRVDGLRIGKGADTVRIGAAEILVSQYAGLLPGRSFTELRLRGLQLELERGDDGRWHVRGLPGSERPARDPFAALESLGELQVIGGRLTVSAPALGIETTLPKIDLRLQVDGDRVRAAARAWIDPAAAPLDLAIDLDRHGGDGRVHAAAMEAELAPWAPLLRHAGVGVASGTGSAQLWLQLRNRRVSRVTVDAALADVQLAGTPVAAGLAPPRLRFGQLEAKARWQLADQGWRVDAPRLRIAGDGGSQVLDGLAVAGGQRFALRAARLDAGPLLSVLALGDRLEPGLRNWLLAAAPDATLHDIAFERGADGRLRANARVEALRMASVGDTPGFAGLAGAFSGDAQGFRFEPDPAAKVRFDWPSGFGPPHTVTLRGEVAGWREGAGLRVGTPSLRVAGEGYAADVQGGMWFQNDGTRPFIDIAAAVEDAEVTVAKRFWVRHVMPDAAERWLDDALVAGRVREGRALISGDLDDWPFSTRRDRQHAGLFHADARLQGAVVKFHRDWPAVEDFDGEVDFVNDGFTVRGDGAVAGVEVRGVQAALAHYGRAPLEISARSAGDAGALLALLRRSPLRNGIEDTLDSLSASGPVAATFSMSLPLRGAGARPTIAGEVDLEGVRLADARWKLGFDQVRGRATYDRHGFDGSSLKAVREGRPGTLSLRAGQGHVRDPASAFEADLDGVLAANDLLQHAPQLDWLAPRVRGRSQWRVGVAIPRAVQAGAAAPARLQLRSNLVGTTLDLPEPLAKPAAEALPTTIATTLPLGDGELSVDLGGRLALRATTSPAGTGVRAVLGASRVTQPPPASGLAASGHAPVLDALAWATLASGSGGGDGAMPLRGIDITAARLRLLGADFADTRLLAGPAGDGTQVRFEGAALAGTLQLPRASAVPVSGRFARLHWQSATPLGRTATATATATEAANPPASPRPASGDSLDPSKVPPLRIDVDDFRFGTLALGRLELQTRATASGLEIERLQTRSDRQRIDAGGSWTGRGTSARTQLRVDADSRDFGELMAGLGFGTSIDGGEGTLRFSAQWPRSPADFALGAMQGELSLAIKDGRLVEVEPGAGRVLGLLSIAQLPRRLMLDFRDFFAKGFSFDRIGGSVRFAAGIARSDDMQIDGPAAEIIMRGRSDLRAQTHDQTIEVLPKTGNLLPAVGAIAGGPVGAAVGAVANAMLRRPLGGMGARTYRVTGPWKDPQVEVVEPANAPQAAAARRSAAPPRAQ; encoded by the coding sequence GTGACCACGCCCTTCCGCCGCCGTCTGCGGCTCGCGCGCCGTGGCGCGTGGTACGCCGTTGCGCTGACGCTGGTGTTCACCGCGCTGGCGGTGGGCGCGCTGAGCCGGCTGCTGCCGCTGGCCGAGCGCCATCCGGATCGCGTCGCCACGTGGCTTGGCGAGCGCGCCGGGCGGCCGGTGGCGTTCGACCGGCTCGAGACCGAATGGACGCGGCGCGGGCCGCTGCTGCGCGTGGACGGCCTGCGCATCGGGAAAGGCGCCGACACGGTGCGCATCGGTGCGGCGGAAATCCTGGTGTCGCAGTACGCCGGCCTCCTGCCCGGGCGCTCGTTCACCGAGCTGCGCCTGCGCGGCCTGCAACTGGAGCTGGAACGCGGCGACGACGGCCGCTGGCACGTGCGCGGATTGCCGGGCTCCGAGCGGCCGGCGCGCGACCCGTTCGCGGCGCTCGAATCGCTCGGCGAACTGCAGGTGATCGGCGGTCGGCTGACGGTCTCCGCGCCGGCGCTCGGCATCGAGACCACGCTGCCGAAGATCGACCTGCGCCTGCAGGTGGACGGCGACCGGGTGCGGGCGGCGGCACGGGCCTGGATCGATCCCGCGGCGGCGCCGCTGGACCTGGCGATCGACCTCGACCGCCACGGCGGCGACGGACGCGTCCACGCCGCCGCGATGGAGGCGGAACTGGCGCCCTGGGCGCCGCTGCTGCGCCATGCCGGTGTCGGGGTGGCCTCCGGCACGGGTAGCGCGCAACTGTGGCTGCAACTGCGCAACAGGCGGGTCAGCCGGGTGACGGTGGATGCCGCCCTGGCCGACGTGCAACTGGCCGGGACGCCGGTGGCGGCGGGTCTTGCGCCGCCGCGCCTGCGCTTCGGCCAGCTCGAGGCGAAGGCGCGCTGGCAACTGGCGGACCAGGGCTGGCGCGTGGATGCGCCGCGGCTGCGCATTGCGGGCGATGGCGGCTCGCAGGTGCTCGACGGGCTCGCGGTCGCGGGCGGGCAGCGGTTCGCGCTGCGTGCGGCACGGCTCGATGCGGGCCCGCTTCTGTCCGTGCTCGCGCTCGGCGACCGGCTGGAGCCGGGCCTGCGCAACTGGCTGCTGGCCGCGGCGCCGGACGCGACCCTGCACGACATCGCGTTCGAGCGCGGTGCGGATGGTCGCCTGCGTGCGAACGCGCGGGTCGAGGCCCTGCGCATGGCCAGCGTCGGCGACACGCCCGGGTTCGCGGGGCTCGCCGGCGCGTTCTCGGGCGATGCCCAGGGCTTCCGCTTCGAGCCGGATCCGGCGGCGAAGGTGCGCTTCGACTGGCCGTCGGGGTTCGGACCGCCGCATACCGTCACCCTGCGAGGGGAAGTGGCGGGCTGGCGCGAGGGCGCGGGCCTGCGCGTGGGCACGCCCTCGCTGCGGGTGGCCGGCGAGGGCTATGCCGCCGACGTGCAGGGCGGGATGTGGTTCCAGAACGACGGCACCCGCCCGTTCATCGACATCGCGGCCGCGGTCGAGGATGCCGAGGTGACCGTGGCCAAGCGCTTCTGGGTGCGCCACGTGATGCCCGACGCGGCCGAGCGCTGGCTCGACGACGCACTGGTGGCCGGGCGCGTGCGCGAGGGACGCGCGCTGATCAGCGGCGATCTCGACGACTGGCCCTTCAGCACGCGCCGCGACCGGCAGCACGCCGGGCTGTTCCATGCCGATGCCCGGCTGCAGGGCGCGGTGGTGAAGTTCCATCGCGACTGGCCCGCGGTCGAGGACTTCGACGGCGAGGTCGACTTCGTCAACGACGGCTTCACGGTGCGCGGCGACGGCGCCGTGGCCGGGGTCGAGGTGCGGGGCGTGCAGGCCGCGCTCGCGCACTACGGGCGGGCGCCGCTGGAGATCAGTGCGCGCTCCGCCGGGGATGCCGGCGCCCTGCTCGCGCTGCTGCGCCGGAGCCCGCTGCGCAACGGGATCGAGGACACGCTCGACAGCCTCTCGGCGAGCGGCCCGGTGGCGGCGACGTTCTCCATGTCGTTGCCGCTGCGCGGCGCCGGCGCGCGGCCGACGATCGCCGGCGAGGTGGACCTGGAAGGCGTGCGCCTGGCGGACGCGCGCTGGAAGCTGGGCTTCGACCAGGTGCGCGGTCGCGCCACCTACGACCGCCATGGCTTCGACGGCAGCAGCCTGAAGGCGGTGCGCGAGGGGCGGCCGGGCACGCTGTCGCTGCGCGCCGGGCAGGGCCACGTGCGCGACCCCGCTTCCGCATTCGAAGCCGACCTCGATGGCGTGCTGGCCGCGAACGACCTGCTGCAGCACGCGCCGCAACTCGACTGGCTGGCACCGCGCGTGCGTGGCCGCTCGCAGTGGCGCGTCGGCGTGGCGATCCCGCGGGCCGTGCAGGCGGGCGCCGCGGCGCCGGCGCGGCTGCAACTGCGCTCGAACCTGGTCGGCACCACCCTGGACCTGCCCGAACCGCTGGCGAAACCCGCGGCCGAGGCGCTGCCGACCACGATCGCGACCACGCTGCCGCTGGGCGATGGCGAACTCAGCGTCGACCTCGGTGGACGGCTGGCGCTGCGCGCCACCACGTCGCCGGCGGGCACCGGCGTACGCGCCGTGCTCGGGGCATCGCGCGTGACCCAGCCGCCGCCGGCTTCGGGCCTGGCGGCCAGCGGCCATGCGCCGGTGCTGGATGCGCTGGCCTGGGCCACCCTGGCCTCCGGCAGCGGGGGGGGCGATGGTGCGATGCCGTTGCGCGGCATCGACATCACCGCGGCGCGCCTGCGCCTGCTCGGTGCGGATTTCGCCGACACCCGCCTGCTGGCGGGCCCGGCGGGTGACGGCACCCAGGTGCGCTTCGAGGGCGCCGCGCTGGCGGGGACGTTGCAGCTGCCGCGCGCGTCGGCCGTGCCGGTCAGCGGCCGCTTCGCGCGCCTGCACTGGCAGTCCGCGACGCCGCTGGGGCGCACGGCGACGGCAACGGCAACGGCAACGGAAGCGGCGAATCCGCCGGCGTCACCGCGCCCGGCCAGTGGCGACAGCCTCGATCCTTCGAAGGTCCCGCCGTTGCGGATCGATGTGGACGATTTCCGTTTCGGCACGCTCGCCCTGGGCCGGCTGGAACTGCAGACCCGCGCCACCGCCAGCGGGCTGGAAATCGAACGCCTGCAGACGCGCTCGGATCGGCAGCGCATCGACGCCGGCGGCAGCTGGACCGGACGCGGCACCAGTGCGCGCACGCAACTGCGCGTGGACGCGGACAGTCGCGACTTCGGCGAGCTGATGGCCGGCCTGGGCTTCGGCACGAGCATCGACGGCGGCGAGGGAACCTTGCGTTTCTCCGCGCAGTGGCCGCGCAGCCCGGCCGATTTCGCGCTGGGCGCCATGCAGGGCGAACTGTCGCTGGCGATCAAGGACGGGCGCCTGGTGGAGGTGGAGCCGGGCGCCGGCCGCGTGCTCGGCCTGCTCAGCATCGCGCAGTTGCCGCGGCGGCTGATGCTCGATTTCCGCGACTTCTTCGCGAAGGGCTTCAGCTTCGACCGCATCGGCGGCAGCGTGCGCTTCGCCGCCGGCATCGCCCGCAGCGACGACATGCAGATCGACGGACCGGCCGCGGAAATCATCATGCGCGGCCGCAGCGACCTGCGTGCACAGACCCACGACCAGACCATCGAGGTGCTGCCGAAGACCGGCAACCTGCTGCCGGCCGTGGGTGCGATCGCCGGCGGGCCGGTCGGCGCCGCGGTCGGCGCCGTCGCCAACGCGATGCTGCGCCGGCCACTGGGCGGGATGGGCGCGCGCACGTATCGCGTGACCGGGCCGTGGAAGGATCCGCAGGTCGAGGTGGTCGAGCCGGCCAATGCGCCGCAGGCGGCCGCGGCGCGTCGTTCAGCGGCGCCGCCGCGCGCGCAGTGA
- a CDS encoding SIMPL domain-containing protein, which produces MIRPAASLLFASTLALGALVMTTANAQTPTPAIAPTDGTLLSVSAHAEASRVPDVASLSTGVVTQAADANAALKANSAEMARVVAAIEAAGIAERDVQTSGISIQPQYRYAENQPPVITGYQASNTVNIKVRDIARLGDVLDALVASGANQVNGPSFEIDQREAAYDEARQSALKLARARAEMYAESLGLRVRRIVSISEGGGFQPPMPMMKSMDMMEARVQSAPVSPGETTLGANLDVVFELGR; this is translated from the coding sequence ATGATCCGTCCCGCCGCCTCCCTCCTGTTCGCTTCCACCCTCGCCCTGGGTGCCCTCGTGATGACCACCGCCAACGCACAGACCCCCACCCCCGCCATCGCCCCGACCGACGGCACCCTGCTCTCGGTCTCGGCCCACGCCGAGGCCAGCCGCGTGCCCGACGTGGCCAGCCTGTCCACCGGCGTGGTCACCCAGGCGGCGGACGCCAACGCCGCGCTCAAGGCCAATTCCGCCGAGATGGCCAGGGTGGTCGCCGCGATCGAGGCCGCAGGCATCGCCGAGCGCGACGTGCAGACCAGCGGCATCAGCATCCAGCCGCAGTACCGCTACGCCGAGAACCAGCCGCCGGTGATCACCGGCTACCAGGCCAGCAACACGGTCAACATCAAGGTGCGCGACATCGCCAGGCTCGGCGACGTGCTCGACGCGCTGGTCGCCAGCGGCGCCAACCAGGTCAACGGCCCCAGCTTCGAGATCGACCAGCGCGAGGCCGCCTACGACGAAGCCCGCCAGTCCGCGCTGAAGCTGGCCCGGGCGCGCGCGGAGATGTACGCCGAGTCGCTGGGCCTGCGCGTGCGCCGGATCGTGAGCATCAGCGAAGGTGGCGGCTTCCAGCCGCCGATGCCGATGATGAAGTCGATGGACATGATGGAAGCGCGGGTGCAGTCCGCGCCGGTGTCGCCGGGCGAGACCACGCTCGGCGCCAACCTCGATGTCGTGTTCGAACTCGGGAGGTAA
- the rng gene encoding ribonuclease G — translation MSEEILVNVTPRETRVAVVENGMLQELHIERGWRRGVVGNIYKGTVQRVMPGMQAAFVEIGLERTAFLHANDVIRPNQPESEDDGALPPVPQPVRPVTELLRDGQEVIVQVVKDPIGSKGARLTTQLSIPSRYLVLLPQSRVVGVSARIEDEAERARLKALVAEQSLPEAQLGYIVRTNAEGQPAEALAEDLAYLSRVWNIIGRRSRDAAAQTCIYEDLSLPLRAVRDLIRKDVEKVKVDSRETFDRLQAFVAKYMPVLAERIELYTGNRPIFDLYGVEDEIQRALDKQVPLKSGGYLVIDQTEAMTTVDVNTGSFLGQRNLEETVYRTNLEAAQAVARQLRLRNLGGIIIIDFIDMVDEEHRRQVLRTLEKSLAKDHAKTTVYDFSPLGLVEMTRKRTVDSLQRQLSETCNECGGRGMVKTPETVTYEIFREIVRAVRQFEAERLLVIASPKVVARITEEESPAVAELEEFLGKSIRFQSDEQYLQEQFDVVLL, via the coding sequence ATGTCCGAGGAAATCCTGGTCAACGTCACCCCGCGAGAGACCCGCGTGGCGGTGGTCGAGAACGGCATGCTGCAGGAGCTGCACATCGAGCGCGGCTGGCGCCGCGGCGTGGTCGGCAACATCTACAAGGGCACGGTGCAGCGGGTGATGCCCGGAATGCAGGCGGCGTTCGTCGAGATCGGGCTCGAGCGCACCGCGTTCCTGCACGCCAACGACGTGATCCGCCCCAACCAGCCCGAATCCGAGGACGACGGCGCCCTGCCGCCGGTGCCGCAGCCGGTCCGCCCGGTCACCGAATTGCTGCGCGACGGCCAGGAAGTGATCGTGCAGGTGGTCAAGGATCCGATCGGCAGCAAGGGCGCGCGCCTGACCACGCAGCTGAGCATCCCGTCGCGCTACCTGGTGCTGCTGCCGCAGTCGCGGGTGGTCGGCGTGTCGGCGCGGATCGAGGACGAGGCCGAGCGCGCCCGCCTCAAGGCCCTGGTGGCCGAGCAGTCCCTGCCCGAAGCGCAGCTGGGCTACATCGTGCGCACCAATGCCGAGGGCCAGCCCGCCGAGGCGCTGGCCGAGGACCTGGCCTACCTGTCGCGGGTCTGGAACATCATCGGCCGTCGCTCGCGCGATGCCGCGGCGCAGACCTGCATCTACGAGGACCTGAGCCTGCCGCTGCGCGCCGTGCGCGACCTGATCCGCAAGGACGTGGAGAAGGTGAAGGTGGATTCGCGCGAGACCTTCGACCGGCTGCAGGCGTTCGTCGCCAAGTACATGCCGGTGCTGGCCGAGCGCATCGAGCTGTACACCGGCAACCGCCCGATCTTCGACCTTTACGGGGTCGAGGACGAGATCCAGCGCGCGCTAGACAAGCAGGTGCCGCTGAAGTCCGGCGGCTATCTCGTCATCGACCAGACCGAGGCGATGACCACGGTCGACGTCAACACCGGCTCGTTCCTCGGCCAGCGCAACCTCGAGGAGACGGTGTACCGCACCAACCTCGAGGCCGCGCAGGCGGTGGCGCGGCAACTGCGGCTGCGCAACCTGGGCGGGATCATCATCATCGACTTCATCGACATGGTCGACGAGGAACACCGCCGCCAGGTGCTGCGCACGCTCGAGAAGTCGCTGGCCAAGGACCACGCCAAGACCACGGTCTACGACTTCTCGCCGCTGGGCCTGGTGGAAATGACCCGCAAGCGCACGGTCGACAGCCTGCAGCGCCAGCTCAGCGAGACCTGCAACGAGTGCGGCGGCCGCGGCATGGTGAAGACGCCGGAAACGGTGACCTACGAGATCTTCCGCGAGATCGTGCGCGCGGTGCGCCAGTTCGAGGCCGAGCGGCTGCTGGTGATCGCCTCGCCCAAGGTGGTGGCGCGGATCACCGAGGAGGAGTCGCCGGCGGTCGCGGAACTCGAGGAGTTCCTGGGCAAGTCGATCCGCTTCCAGTCCGACGAGCAGTACCTGCAGGAACAGTTCGATGTGGTTTTGCTGTAA
- the nadD gene encoding nicotinate-nucleotide adenylyltransferase: MGNGKQAVPDVSPDASLPSRFPAPDSLLVFYGGTFDPVHLGHLAIARHARDALGCTIRMMPAADPPHRAPPGADAAHRARMLALAIDGEPGLQVDLRELDRDGPSYSVDTLRAVRAEYGDAVPVALLIGADSLLGLPTWREWTALFGLAHLVVAERSGSALDLRLPPVLAEATAGRWVDSATALRGSPAGRLLRLQQPLHPGSATEVRHRIAGGGPWHDLVPGVVADYIVRHRLYGLNGAATPASL, from the coding sequence ATGGGGAATGGAAAGCAGGCAGTGCCGGACGTGTCGCCCGATGCTTCCCTCCCTTCCCGATTCCCTGCTCCCGATTCCCTGCTCGTCTTCTACGGCGGCACCTTCGATCCGGTGCATCTGGGCCACCTCGCCATCGCACGCCATGCGCGCGACGCGCTCGGCTGCACCATCCGGATGATGCCCGCGGCCGATCCACCGCACCGCGCGCCTCCGGGCGCGGACGCCGCCCATCGCGCGCGGATGCTGGCGCTGGCCATCGACGGCGAGCCGGGGCTGCAGGTCGATCTGCGCGAACTCGACCGCGACGGGCCGAGCTACAGCGTCGATACCCTGCGCGCCGTCCGGGCCGAGTACGGCGATGCGGTCCCGGTCGCGCTGCTGATCGGCGCCGACAGCCTGCTCGGCCTGCCGACCTGGCGCGAATGGACCGCGTTGTTCGGGCTCGCGCATCTGGTCGTCGCCGAGCGCTCCGGGAGCGCCCTCGACCTGCGCCTGCCGCCGGTACTCGCCGAGGCCACCGCCGGGCGCTGGGTCGACTCGGCGACCGCGCTGCGCGGGTCGCCCGCAGGCCGCCTGCTGCGCCTGCAGCAGCCCCTGCATCCCGGCTCGGCGACCGAAGTGCGCCACCGCATCGCCGGCGGTGGGCCCTGGCACGATCTGGTGCCCGGCGTGGTCGCCGACTACATCGTCCGCCACCGCCTGTACGGCCTGAACGGGGCCGCGACGCCGGCTTCGCTATAA